In the Oceanispirochaeta sp. M1 genome, CTTAGGATTTCCGGAAGTATCTGAACTTCTTCCCCGGGCAGATAAAGCAGATACAGGGGGACTCCTGCTCTGTTGTGTTTGTAGATCCATTCCATGGCAGCATCATTGCTGACAGTCAGATCTCCCTTGATAGTTCTTATCCCTTTTCTTTCAAAGAGCTCAATGGTTCTGTCAGTATGGAGTACTGTCTTCTCATTTACCTTACAGCTGGTACACCACTCTGCAGAGAAGGCCAGAAAAAGAGGTTCATCAGCTTCGATGATTTCATTCACCATATCAGGATCAAATTTTTCCCAGGATGAAATATCACTGCTGACAGATGCCTCAGATGTATCAAAAACAAGCAGATATCGTGCAGAAAATAAAATCATTAAAAGCGGCAGAATCCTGAAAACACGGCGCCATAATTTTTTACGGCTCTGCCTGCTGCTCCAGCCCCATATCCATGCTGCAATAGAGAGGACCAGCAGGAACCAGAGTACAGATGAGAATCCCTGTCCGATCTGCTTGATAAGAGTGGATGACAGATAGATTACGGTACCCAAAAGGAGGAACGCCATGGCTTCTCTGAACTTATCCATCCATTTACCGGGTTTTGGCAGGAGTTTAAAAAATCCGGGAAAGAAACCCAGCAGGAGAAAGGGAAGAGCAAGACCGAGCCCGGTCAGACTCATGATCAAAAATATAATCAGAGGGGACTGTGAAAAGGCAAATCCCATGGCACTTCCAAGAAAAGGGGCGGTACAGGGTGTCGCCACAAATACGGCAAATATTCCGGTAAAGAATGAACCCGTATACCCCTTCTTTCTGGAGAGGGTGTCTGCTTTATTCATACCTGTAGAAGGGGGAAGGAGAATAAATACCTCAAACAGGGAGAGGGCGAAAAGAAATATTACAGCAATCAATACGGTTAGGAAGAGGGGACTTTGAAAGTGAAATCCCCAGCCGAGAAGTTTCCCGGATTTCTGAAGAATAACTATCACCATAGAAAGCAGCCAGAATGAGGCCAGTATACCGGCGGTATAAAGAAGACCGTGCTTTATAAGTACAGCCCTCTTTTCGCCGCTCTGGCTTATCAGATTCATTGCTTTTACAGATAAGAGGGGAAGAACACAGGGCATCAGGTTCAGAAGGAAACCACCCACAAGAGCCATCAACAGAAAGAGCCAGATACTGGAGGAGCTTTCACTCCTCACGGCCTGTCCCTCAATATTCAGATTGATATTCAGCTCCTGAGTTTCAGGAAAGAAACAGATACCTTCTTCATCACACAGCTGGTAATCCGCATAAACGGTCAGCTCGCTGCTGCCTTGCTGCATGGAATCAGAAATAAGAAATTCAAGAACAAGTTCGGCACTGTCGTAATATTGCAGATCACCATTGCTGTCTTCCACAGCTTCAGGGAAAACCGTGGTTCCGAAAAGCAGCCCCCTGCTCCCTGAACCCCTCAGTCTGAACTGGTCAGGATTATAGTTCTGATGATAACCTTCAGGGAAGGTATAAAGAACTGAGACAGTAGCTGTTTCACCAGGTCTGTAACTCTCTTTATCCATGGAAATAGAGATCTCAGGATCGGGAGGAGTTATTGCGCCCGGAAGTGAAATCTGTCCGAAAACAGGTATCGTTAATAATAGGTATAAAGCGATTTCAAGAAATACTGATTTATTCATATATATGAATATAAGCAAGAAAGGTTTGAAAATCAATATTGACCTATGACCATAAGGCTGATAAATTATGCTTTAATATATATAGAAGAAGGTTAGAAAAAACAAAAAATGGCTGAA is a window encoding:
- a CDS encoding thioredoxin family protein; amino-acid sequence: MNKSVFLEIALYLLLTIPVFGQISLPGAITPPDPEISISMDKESYRPGETATVSVLYTFPEGYHQNYNPDQFRLRGSGSRGLLFGTTVFPEAVEDSNGDLQYYDSAELVLEFLISDSMQQGSSELTVYADYQLCDEEGICFFPETQELNINLNIEGQAVRSESSSSIWLFLLMALVGGFLLNLMPCVLPLLSVKAMNLISQSGEKRAVLIKHGLLYTAGILASFWLLSMVIVILQKSGKLLGWGFHFQSPLFLTVLIAVIFLFALSLFEVFILLPPSTGMNKADTLSRKKGYTGSFFTGIFAVFVATPCTAPFLGSAMGFAFSQSPLIIFLIMSLTGLGLALPFLLLGFFPGFFKLLPKPGKWMDKFREAMAFLLLGTVIYLSSTLIKQIGQGFSSVLWFLLVLSIAAWIWGWSSRQSRKKLWRRVFRILPLLMILFSARYLLVFDTSEASVSSDISSWEKFDPDMVNEIIEADEPLFLAFSAEWCTSCKVNEKTVLHTDRTIELFERKGIRTIKGDLTVSNDAAMEWIYKHNRAGVPLYLLYLPGEEVQILPEILSNSIMEEALSSLPDS